The segment GAAGCGTTGCAACCAAATATTAAAAAGACTTATAAAAAATCCTCAGATCTCTCTGTCATGATGAGTACTGGAGAAATCGATGTTGCTGTTGTGGGTGATTTTGGTTTTGATGTCATAAAGAAATCTGTACCAACGGCTGAACTTGTATTCCCAGAATCTGGTACCTATGCAAACTTTAATACCATTGAAATTAATAAGAACTCAAAAAATAAAGAGCTTGCCTACAAATTTGTTGATTGGCGTTTAAGTCAAGTGCTACAAGAGAAAACTGCTGCAACACTGAATGAGGCGCCTGTTAATAAAAATGTTGTGCTTAATGACGAGGTTGCATTAAACAAAACCTATGGACCTATCGCTGAAAAGGCAAAAACACTAAATTACGAAGTAATGAATCCTCTAATGCCTGAGTGGATTGACCGTTACAATCGTTTGATGAACCAATAATGATTACAAAATTTACAGGTGCTTTCCTTTACAACACGGCACAGCGACAATTTGAAAAAGGAGACTTCTACATTCAAGATTCAATGATTTACCATATTGGGGAGGCAAAAATCAATCCGGATCATGAAATTAATGTAGAAGGCAAATGGATTATTCCTGGTCTTATCGATATTCACATGCATATTGAAAGTTCCATGACAAATCCAAATGAGTTCTCAAACACCGTGCTTCCAATGGGTACAACGACTCTTGTAGCGGATGCACATGAAATTGGTAATGTGTTTGGAACCGAAGGGTTGATTGATTTTATGGACATCGATACGAACCTTGATATCTTTTATGCAATTCCTTCTTCCGTTCCATCCACAAACCCATTTCTAGAGACTACAGGTGGAATTATTGATGAATCAGCGATTAGAACGCTCTGTAAACACCCTAAAGTGATTGCATTGGGTGAGATTATGAATTTCAAAGATGTCATTTCTGATGAAGATACCATGACTCGTAGAATTATTGAAACGTTTAAAGAATGCAAACCTGGATCACCAATTGAAGGCCATATTCCAAGAATAACAGGGCTTGAATTATCACGTTTTATTCAGCGAGGATTGGTTCAGATCATACATTGCAAACTCCAGAATCAATCCTTGAACGTACACGTATGGGCGTTTTAGTTCAAATGCAGGAAAAATCACTCAGTAGGGAAACAATCGCGACGCTTTGTGAGTATAAGCTTCACGGAAGCTTCTGTTTAGTAACCGATGATGTTATGCCCGATGACTTAATTCACAAAGGACATATGAACCATCTTATTCAATTGTGCATCAAATGTGGGATGCGCGCAGAAGATGCAATTTATGCAGCAACGCTAGTCCAATCACAGCGGATGCAACTGAATGATCGAGGTGTTTTATCTCCTGGAAAACTGGCAGACTTTATAATCCTTGATGATTTAGATGCTTTTGCGATCCAATCCGTATATAAAAAAGGGATTAACGTCCAAAATCTTGAGCATGAACACTTTCTTTTCGATGATGACTCAATATTTAATACTATCAAGCGAAATCCGATTACTGAAGCAGATATTGTATCTTCAATTTCAAAAATTAAAGGTGACGAAGCAACAATAAGAATTATGCACCGTGAAGTTACCAATACATTTACCGAAGAACAAAATCAATCCATTCCTGTGAGGGAAGGGGTCTTACAGTGGCAGGATGCAGGACTCACAATGATTGCGGTAATTGAGCGCTATGGACATCAAAGTCCAATTGCAATTGGTTTTACCGATAATGGTTTTACAGAGAAGGGGGCAGTTGCTACTTCTTGGACCCATGATCATCACAACATACTCGTTATGGGAACGGATGTACAAGATATGGTCAATGCCGTAAATCACTTAATTGATAAGCCAGGTGGTATTGTTTCCATCATCAACAAGAACATTCATTTCGTTCCTTTATCGTATGGTGGCATTGTCTCTACACAATCAATGGAATCTCTAGCACTTGATGTATCACAGATAAGACATGACTTAAGAACATTGGGTTATGAGGCTCAAAATGGATTAATGAGCTTTTCGGTTTTAGGCTTAATCGTATCACCAAGCTTAAAAATATCCGATAAAGTTTATGTCGATGTGAGAACTCAAGAAATCAAGCCATTATTTATAAATCCAAATATTACATAATATAGATTATACGAAGTTGTATATAAATAATAAAAAAAGACCGATATTAGTGTAGGGAACTGACCTAGTTCCGTGGGACTAAAGAAAAAAACCTCTTGTATGAGAATTATTGTAAAATAGTTTAATATAGGAGGTTTTTATATGGGAACACGAACTATGCATAGCTATGAGACAAAGATGAAAGTTATAGAAATGAAATTGGCAGGCTACTCAAGCAGGTTTATTCAGACTGAACTTGGAATAAAAAATGTAACACAAGTCAAAACATGGTGGAGATGGTATCGAAATGGTGAACACTATCGATTTTCTCAACCTGTAGGCAAGCAATATACTTTTGGAAAAGGGCCTGAAGGAGACACGGTCGAAGAAACACAAAGACTTAGAATTAAATCTTTGGAGCAACAAATTGAACTATTAAAAAAGTATTTGGAAAGAGAAAGGATGTGGTTCCTGAAATAATCATCAAGCTCGTTGAAGAGTATCGCAACACTGTATCTCTTAAAGATATCT is part of the Erysipelothrix piscisicarius genome and harbors:
- a CDS encoding amidohydrolase family protein — translated: MITKFTGAFLYNTAQRQFEKGDFYIQDSMIYHIGEAKINPDHEINVEGKWIIPGLIDIHMHIESSMTNPNEFSNTVLPMGTTTLVADAHEIGNVFGTEGLIDFMDIDTNLDIFYAIPSSVPSTNPFLETTGGIIDESAIRTLCKHPKVIALGEIMNFKDVISDEDTMTRRIIETFKECKPGSPIEGHIPRITGLELSRFIQRGLVQIIHCKLQNQSLNVHVWAF
- a CDS encoding adenine deaminase C-terminal domain-containing protein, yielding MGVLVQMQEKSLSRETIATLCEYKLHGSFCLVTDDVMPDDLIHKGHMNHLIQLCIKCGMRAEDAIYAATLVQSQRMQLNDRGVLSPGKLADFIILDDLDAFAIQSVYKKGINVQNLEHEHFLFDDDSIFNTIKRNPITEADIVSSISKIKGDEATIRIMHREVTNTFTEEQNQSIPVREGVLQWQDAGLTMIAVIERYGHQSPIAIGFTDNGFTEKGAVATSWTHDHHNILVMGTDVQDMVNAVNHLIDKPGGIVSIINKNIHFVPLSYGGIVSTQSMESLALDVSQIRHDLRTLGYEAQNGLMSFSVLGLIVSPSLKISDKVYVDVRTQEIKPLFINPNIT